The genomic interval ttgacctggaaatgctgaggttgctggttcgaaaccctgggcttgcctggtcaaggcacatatgggagttgatgcttccagctcctcccccccttctctctctctctttctctttctctctatctcctctctaaaaaaaatgaataaataaataaaaataatttagaatggcactcatcaacaaaacaacacagaataagtgctggcgaggatgtggagaaagggaaccctcctgcactgctggtgggaatgcagactggtgcagccactgtggaaaacagtatggagattcctcaaaaaattaaaaatcaaactgccttttgacccagctatcctacttttaggaatataccccaagaacaccatagcactgtttcaaaagaagtgcacccccatgtttatggtagcattgttcacaatagcgaagatctggaaacagcccaagtgtccatcagtggatgagtggattaaaaagctttggtacatatatactatggaatactactcagccataagaaatgatgacatcgagtcatttacaacaacatggatggaccttgataacattatactgaacgaaataagtaaatctgaaaaaactaagaactatatgattccatacataggtgagacataaaaatgagactcagagacatggacaagagtgtgggggttacggatcggcgggggggggggaggagagggaaagggttgggggaggggaggggcacaaagaaaaccagttagaaagtgacggaagacaattggactttgggtgatgggaatgcagcataatcaaatgtcaaaataacctggagatgttctctctgaacatatgtaccctgatttatcaatgttaccccattaaaattaataaaaaaaacccaaaaccctagCATGTATagtaaaacaaaagcagaaactaAGTCTCGGATCCCACCACCCGCAAGCAGCTACGGATGATAATCGTATATCTCTAATATCTAAAACTATTTGTGAATAGATCCTGTGTGCACTTGGTATAAAATTCAGAAGGGATAAAAGATGTCCCCTGTGcttccctaccccaccccccttctcAGAGACAGAGCGTGGCTACCAGAGATAGCCTGTGTGCTTACACGCATTTGGATGTGGGGACATACTTCCCCCCTCACAATTACAATTGGTTGTGCTCATTAACACTGTTCTGCACCTGGgtgtttttcatttaataatatacCTTAGAGATCTTTCCATATCAATGCATTgccttagctctttttttttttttttacagaggcagagatagacagggacagacagacaggaacggagagagatgagaagcatcaatcattagttttttgttacgacaccttagttgttcattgattgctttctcatatgtgccttgaccgcgggccttcagcagactgagtaaccccttgctggagccagtgaccttaggtccaagctggtgggctttttgctcaaaccagatgagcccacgctcaagctggcgaccccggggtctcgaacctaggtccttccgcatcccagtccgacgctctatccactgtgccaccacctggtcaggcaccttagctcttttttaaaatagctttatggTATTTTACTGTTTTTCCTATAATTTAAACAAGCCttaattgatggacatttggactgGGCCAGGATTTACATGTCTACCAGCAGTGTATAGATGGCTAGCATCTCTTCACATAATTGAAATTACACTGCCTatgcatttaacattttaattatagcaaaagtattttcttacatcaAAACTACTCatcacaagtttttttttaattgtaaatgtTCTTTGTAGAAAGATGACCTAATGAATATAGATATTCTtcgatattttatttatttggagacTTTTCTGTATTGGTGTGTACCATTCCtaacctgctttttaaaaaatttaatacatcaTGAGAAGTTTTCCTTGTTACTAAATATGGTTGCATCACtggtttttttctggttttgctgttttaaataaaactgtGATGATCTTTGTGTATATtacttttttaacaaaatatttcctTAGGTCACAgagtatgtgtatttttttttaagactattcattttagtgagaaaagagagaagggggaggagctggaagcatcaattcccatatgtgccttgacccggcaaacccagggttttgaaccggcgacctcggcattccaagttgacgctttatccacatgCTATTTTAAAAGCTCTTAACGCATACCGTCAGCTGCTGTCCCAGAGGCTGTGACAGTGTCTGTTCCGAGCAGCAGCTTGGGAGTCGGCCTGGTCCACCGCCCTCTACCTAGTCAGTGCCTTGTTCTTGGGTCACTTTCCCTGGAAGGCCATGAGGAGCTCCTGACCCGTGTTTAGCGGGCAGACGTTAACAGCTGGTTTTGCATTTTCAGTTCCGGCTTTGGggcctgacagctgtcagccctGGGGGGCACTCGACCCCTGGGGGGCACTCAGGATATCTGTGCCCTCTGTGCAGTGAAGCAGGTTTGGGTGGGGACCCAAGAAGCAGGTCTCCAAGCGGCTGCCGTGGCGATGGCCATTCGGGACGTCATCTGACAGGCGGGCAGAGGGAATTCCTGGGAGTTCTGTGTCAGGCGCCTGGATTATGcgtgtccctctgctccctgctccctgctcacaTAGCTCGTCTTCCTTGAGCCTTTCCCGCTCTGCCCTTCAGGCGTCGTCTCCGCTGAGGCATTACTGtccccattttgcaggtgagagAATTGAGGCAGTGAGTGGTCAAGCACCTTGCCCGCCTGTGGTTACTTGGCTGGTCATTCTGTCCTCGCACCCAGGGTCGCCCGTCTGCAGAGCCTGCACTCTTCACCACTGGGCTTCCCTGCCGTGCGCCACTTCCCGGACCATTAGCTAGATTCTGTGAGTAGGTTCCAAGCCTGaggtttttctctgtgtgtgtatgtgtgtgtgtgtttaaaaaggTCCAGATTTCTCTTCCTATTTCCTGCTTTTCCTGAAAGACTGAGAGCTGAGATATTCAGAGTTCCCCGAGGACTGGGCCCATGTCACAGTTGTCTCTGTGTggaacagtgcccagcacaggggttggcgctgggctgccccaggcagcGGCTCTGGCATTAAAGCAAGTTCTCCCTGGATTCAATTCTGATACACAGGCCGCCAAGATGAACCAAAGGAGTTGTTGTTGAGCTAGTTGAATAGACTATTCTGCGTGTGCATGTATGGTGAGCCTGCCTGGACAGAGTGTAAATACATTGCATTGTCACATCAGTGACATGGCTTTAGAGCGCTTTTACATTCATTACAATAACCACAGGCTCTGGGCTAGGTGTCTGACACGCACTGTTCTGTATCTCACGAGAACTCGAGAAGCTAGCAGGGGTAACGATGATCATCCTTGGCTTGTTTTTGCTtgctgtgttttggttttttttccccagaggaaGAAGCTGAGGTGTAGCTAGCCCACTGGCCGCATGGCCTCCCTTTTATCAGGGTCAGACCGGCACCGCCGAGCAGGGTCGGACCGGCACCGCCGAGCAGGGTCGGACCAGCACCGCTGAGCAGGGTCGGACCAGCACCGCCGAGCAGGGTCGGACCGGCACCGCCGAGCAGAGTTCTGGGAAGCCGCCCTCTACCTGGTCTCGCATGGCTCAGGGAGATGGGCCAGCTCCAGCCCAGGGCCCTCTGCCTTCCTGGTCTTTTTTCTCCTTGCTCCTGGGGTCTGAGAGGGCCTCCAGGCTTCAGAGGCGGTGCAGAGAGTTGATCCTCATGTACCGGGAGAAGAGTACGTAGAGCCGGCGGAACCAGAGGAGCTGGCTGCGGTGGCAGGACATGGCTCTCTAGAAAAACCAAGGAGGACCCGTTAGGAAACACCCACCTGGAGGAGCAGCTCCTGTCGTTTATGTTGATCAGTTTTGTCTTCCTCCCCAAAACACGCCTTATGTTAGAGGCTTATCTGGCTTCTTCTTATAACCCGGGACACTCTCCAGATtgacccccagcccctgcccccccaTCCCATCTCCACTCCCTCCCGTTGTAACGGCAGGTGATGCTAATGGCAGCTGGGACACTCCGTCTCTGTGCATCAGTTCAGTTTCAACAACCCAGCGaggtaagtactattattattgctttaaaaaaaaatagatgcggAAACTCATCAATTTCAAATAGCAGGTGGAAGAGCTGACATTTGAACCTGGAGCTGTCTGATTGATTCTGGGGTCTTCTCTCTCAATCACTTTGCATAAACAACATCACCTCTATAACACCTACAGGGATGATTTATGGGAAGCAAGCTAGAACAAACACTGCCGGGATCCCTGCTGGAGAAGAAACGAGAAGGCAGCCATAGGTTAGGGGTCTCTGCCACCTAGTGGAAGGAATGTGTATCATCTCCTGTAGTTCAGTTTTGAAAGAGAATCATAGATCATAGCAACTGATTTaagtatatgtaattatatataaatgattCCTGCCTGTTTTTCTCTAAGTACCCAAATTGATCTTCCTAAGTTAATATCATTACAAACCTTTATATCTAAACAACTCATTTCaccctgaccgggtggtggcacagcaggTAAGAGCATTGGCccgagatgctgaggacccaggctcaaaccTCGACATTGCCGTTTgggtacagggtcactggcttgagtgtgggatcacagacacgaccccatggttgctggctcaagcaagggggctcagctggagcccccctcccagtcaaggcacatgtgaatgaatgaacaactaaggagccacaacaaagaactgaggcttctcatctctctcccttcctgtctgtccctgtccgtcCCCGTCccccacactctctctctcacgtagaaagaaaggaaacctcTGCCTCCAAGGTCTGGCAGCAGCACTAACACGGGCAGAGGCTGAGCCGCCCGCTGCGGAAGGTCTCCGGCTGGGGCCAGTGTTCTGAGGGGCGGGCGTCTGGGGCACAGTCTGGAGCTGGGGTGTCCAGGACTGGCAGCAGCACTAACACGGGCAGAGGCTGAGCCGCCCGCTGCGGAAGGGCCGGGCGTCTGGGGCACAGTCTGGAGCTGGGGTGTCCAGGACTGGCAGCAGCACTAACACGGGCAGAGGCTGAGCCGCCCGCTGCGGAAGGTCTCCGGCTGGGGCCAGTGTTCTGAGGGGCCGGGCGTCTAGGGCACAGTCTGGAGCTGGGGTGTCCGGGAAGCTGCAACCCTTACCTTGGCCCGGGCCGCCTCCTCGCTGCCGAGCACGAAGAGGACGTCGCGGGCACGcagcagagagaagggcaggtcCAGGAGGGAGAGGTACTTGCGAAGCACATTCACCGACTGCAGCGTGAGCACGGTGCACCCTgcgtggggcggggcggggacagggacagggacagggagaaggggagggtgctGCTGCTTCCAGACAAGCTTTCCCCTGAGCACCTTGCCTGCCGCctggggcacagggcagggcagggcagcggCTGGGGCTGCTCTCTGTCCGTCATCCTCGCAGACGGGAAGAGCGGGATGGCCGGAGAACACCCGGTCCCCTCTCCCGGCTACAGGTTCCGGCAAGAAGAGGTTGGTTGTAGAGGCTGGGACTTGGCTACCTCGGGGCCAAGGGATGGGGGATAGTGACAGTCTATCACTGtcaccccacctcccacccacctctgctgggcccagggcaGCTCTCTGTACgtgtatttaaaatttcatgCTAATACGTTTCCTAGAGGGGCCGTGGCTTTACCTTGTCTCGTGGCCTTCTGCAAAAGGGACGGGCCTTACCTTCAGGTAACTTCCTCTCGGAGTGGAGGGTCCTGGGGGAAGGAAAGACCAGAGTGAGAGCAGGTGAGATCTCCTTTGCAGCGAGCGGGAGGGCCCCCGGGTGCGGGTGCCTTTCCAGGTCCCCTCTTTTGTGTAAATTGCCACAGAGATTTATGGGGTTCCGGATGTTTGGCTACAGCTGAAGGGACCCTGGTGGGCACCTTGCCCATGGACAGCCCATCTGGGGGCTGGCCAGGGGCTCAGGAAGTGTCCTGGCTCAGGCTCGGCCGTTAGAGACCAAGGTAACAACAGCTAATGTTAGGCAGTGGACTCTTCAAGGTTTCTGTAAGGCCGGTGGCtgaagccaggcaggtccacactggattcgggtgGACGGTAGAGGAACCGCAGAGCCAGAAAGGGTGGGTCCAtttcgtttaataaagtctcacaacggtggacaagcacacaggcagggaaaccgcctctcaggcaaacaaacagcaaagtgGCCCTGCACGGGCGGGCAGGCCATCTGTGCATCCGCAAACcactatatctctctctttctctcagaagagctcagctgctgaacaacggagcaagggccccagatgggcagagcatcgccccctagtgggcatgccggggtgaTCCCgttcagggcgcatgtgggagtctccctctggcttgagcaaggggttacttggtctgctgaaggcagacctctgcctcctctcctctcactgaattaaaaaaagacaaaaccacaATAACTAAGAGGAAAGGTGTGTTCTCTGAGGCTGTAGTGATTGCTTCATTCCACTTTAGGAGCTGCCCCCCCCGACCAAGCACCCACACTTCTCCCAACTCCAGCGCAGGAGACCCGTACCTCGCCGCCACGTACAGAGCAACGTGATTGCTGTGACCACTGACCCCTCCTGCGTCGAAAGTCACCACCTGCGGAGAAACGGACAGAGCGTCACCCGTGCCTCGATTTCAGGCCAGATGTCATCCCATTCCCTTGAGGGGCGGGGGAGAAGCGTGCAGAACCATCTGGACGGACTGGCTCAGATCGATGGCTGGTAACTATCGGTGTGGCCGACTGCGTGGAGGTTTGTCCAGAGGGGTTTTTACTGTTCATTCTTGGTCCTGGCGGGCGGGGCAGAGCGGAGTCCAGCCAGGATGGAAACCTGGGCTCagcatatcatttaaaaaaattatttatttattcattttagagagagagagagagagagagaaggggggaggagcaggaagcatcaactctcatatgtgccttgaccaggtaagtgcgaggtttcgaactggcgacctcaagcgttccaggtcgacgctttatccactgcgcccccacaggtcaggcggttcaGCATATCTTTGCTCTTCTCTGCCTCGCCAGTGACGAGCTCATCTAGTTGTCCTGGCTGGCTGCTGTGGGAGCTGGGGTCCCGCAGGTACTGTCTGACTGATGGGGTCTCGCCCGGTGCCTCACTGCGGACACAGCTTTCAGGGACAGTGTCCACCATGGCCTGGGGGTGAGTGCACAGAAGAGATCTGTTGATTCACAGGCTGCTTCTGTTTCCCTTTTCACAAGATTGGATCTGTTCATTAACTAAAAGTTTAGTCTAAGTTCTAACATTTCACTTTGACCCCGGTGGATTTTAAAAAGCCCAAGGAACAATTTGAGTAATAAAattgcagggttgccggcttgagtgtgggatcatagacctgaccccatggtcactggcttgagcaaggggtcactggctcagctggagacccccagtcaaggcacatatgagaaagccatcaatcaacaactaaggcgtcacaactacaagctgatgcttctcaactcccttcctgtctgtccctctctttctcccttgcttaaaaaaaaaagtgaagttctAAACAAATGAGGGTTGCAGCCCAGGCTCCTGGGGACCTGAGTTTTCAGGTGAcagggcgggggggcggggggggaggtGAAGGGGACACACTGGGAAACCCTCTGTCTCTGAGTGCTGGCAGCTGGGTTACTTAGTCTCACCAAGGTGTGTTGTCAGCGGGAGGGTGAGAGCGAGCCCTGCAGGTTCCGGCCCGTGGTGAGAGTGGCCCTGGAGAGGGGCCGGGAGTGGGGCAAGCACTCACAGGGCGGTTGTGACTGCGACCCCCAGCTTGGCCTTGTGGGCGGGCGTCCCCCTTACCAGGTTGATGTCATGCTCCTCTATGTGCCGGAGGAG from Saccopteryx leptura isolate mSacLep1 chromosome 2, mSacLep1_pri_phased_curated, whole genome shotgun sequence carries:
- the PIGL gene encoding N-acetylglucosaminyl-phosphatidylinositol de-N-acetylase isoform X1, whose protein sequence is MDAVGVVCLAVAVVLVPGIFWVWDSWERMKRQGQAGALGSGSRTLLVIAHPDDEAMFFAPTLLGLARRRHRVFLLCFSAGNYYNQGETRKKELVQSCDVLGIPPSSVMIIDSRDFPDDPGVQWDTEHVARVLLRHIEEHDINLVVTFDAGGVSGHSNHVALYVAARTLHSERKLPEVGECASQVPLPPGPALLSAACPRRPLRARQRGGGPGQESHVLPPQPAPLVPPALRTLLPVHEDQLSAPPLKPGGPLRPQEQGEKRPGRQRALGWSWPISLSHARPGRGRLPRTLLGGAGPTLLGGAGPTLLSGAGPTLLGGAGPTLLGGAGLTLIKGRPCGQWASYTSASSSGEKKPKHSKQKQAKDDHRYPC
- the PIGL gene encoding N-acetylglucosaminyl-phosphatidylinositol de-N-acetylase isoform X2 — encoded protein: MDAVGVVCLAVAVVLVPGIFWVWDSWERMKRQGQAGALGSGSRTLLVIAHPDDEAMFFAPTLLGLARRRHRVFLLCFSAGNYYNQGETRKKELVQSCDVLGIPPSSVMIIDSRDFPDDPGVQWDTEHVARVLLRHIEEHDINLVVTFDAGGVSGHSNHVALYVAARTLHSERKLPEVGECASQVPLPPGPALLSAACPRRPLRARQRGGGPGQESHVLPPQPAPLVPPALRTLLPVHEDQLSAPPLKPGGPLRPQEQGEKRPGRQRALGWSWPISLSHARPGRGRLPRTLLGGAGPTLLGGAGPTLLSGRPCGQWASYTSASSSGEKKPKHSKQKQAKDDHRYPC
- the PIGL gene encoding N-acetylglucosaminyl-phosphatidylinositol de-N-acetylase isoform X4 translates to MDAVGVVCLAVAVVLVPGIFWVWDSWERMKRQGQAGALGSGSRTLLVIAHPDDEAMFFAPTLLGLARRRHRVFLLCFSAGNYYNQGETRKKELVQSCDVLGIPPSSVMIIDSRDFPDDPGVQWDTEHVARVLLRHIEEHDINLVVTFDAGGVSGHSNHVALYVAARVHRAHAAVGECASQVPLPPGPALLSAACPRRPLRARQRGGGPGQESHVLPPQPAPLVPPALRTLLPVHEDQLSAPPLKPGGPLRPQEQGEKRPGRQRALGWSWPISLSHARPGRGRLPRTLLGGAGPTLLGGAGPTLLSGAGPTLLGGAGPTLLGGAGLTLIKGRPCGQWASYTSASSSGEKKPKHSKQKQAKDDHRYPC